The following coding sequences lie in one Streptomyces sp. NBC_00510 genomic window:
- the pstS gene encoding phosphate ABC transporter substrate-binding protein PstS — protein MPGARPAPSERSRVRALTALALMLAALLFGASLPVAEEAAAATYVPIAGVGSTWSQNAMDQWTANVQQYNMKVTYTGTGSSDGRNQFRNGTVDFAVSEIPYGIKDSGVVDTPPRRKYAYMPIVAGGTSFMYNLKIGNKQVTNLRLSGEVITKIFTGVIKTWNDPAIKKDNPALAASLPARPVVPVVRSDGSGTTAQFTTWMAKQYGGLWDDYCRKAGRTTPCGTTSIYPKISGSSAVVAQAGSNGVSGYVAAQRNVGTITYVEYSYAKVTTHFPVVKVLNKAGYYVEPTDKNVAVALLKAQIDDKTLTQKLDGVYNDTDRRTYPLSSYSYMIIPTKAENNFSELKGRTLGAFAYYFLCEGQKSVGKLGFSPLPINLVKAGLQQVRRIPGVDVESIDVKNCQNPTFSTDGTNTLAKNAPYPAACDRRGSSQCATGTGGNKTPTTVRGGSGSSGGSGSGGSGSGTNGGTNGSGNGSSAGANGGGTDGTSSGGADASASPSVDPDTGQVIANDGSVTGGDDGAYSTSVTTSSSIGGGTRTALMVLAAVLLLALTVAPPLLTSLLNTKRRRS, from the coding sequence ATGCCCGGAGCACGTCCGGCACCGTCCGAACGTTCCCGCGTCAGAGCTCTGACCGCCCTCGCCCTGATGCTGGCGGCGCTGCTGTTCGGCGCCTCGCTGCCCGTCGCCGAGGAGGCGGCCGCCGCGACGTACGTCCCGATCGCGGGCGTCGGCTCGACGTGGAGCCAGAACGCCATGGACCAGTGGACGGCCAACGTCCAGCAGTACAACATGAAGGTCACCTACACCGGGACCGGCTCCTCCGACGGCCGCAACCAGTTCCGCAACGGCACCGTCGACTTCGCCGTCTCCGAGATCCCCTACGGCATCAAGGACTCGGGTGTCGTCGACACCCCGCCGCGCCGCAAGTACGCGTACATGCCGATCGTGGCCGGCGGCACGTCGTTCATGTACAACCTCAAGATCGGCAACAAGCAGGTGACCAACCTGCGGCTGTCCGGCGAGGTCATCACCAAGATCTTCACCGGTGTCATCAAGACCTGGAACGACCCGGCGATCAAGAAGGACAATCCGGCGCTCGCGGCCTCGCTGCCCGCGCGTCCGGTCGTCCCCGTGGTCCGCTCGGACGGCTCCGGCACCACCGCGCAGTTCACGACCTGGATGGCCAAGCAGTACGGCGGGCTGTGGGACGACTACTGCCGCAAGGCCGGCCGCACCACGCCGTGCGGCACGACGTCCATCTACCCCAAGATCTCCGGATCCTCCGCCGTCGTCGCCCAGGCGGGCTCCAACGGTGTCTCCGGCTACGTCGCCGCGCAGCGCAACGTCGGCACGATCACCTACGTCGAGTACTCCTACGCGAAGGTCACCACGCACTTCCCGGTGGTCAAGGTGCTCAACAAGGCGGGCTACTACGTCGAGCCGACCGACAAGAACGTGGCGGTGGCGCTGCTGAAGGCGCAGATCGACGACAAGACGCTCACGCAGAAGCTGGACGGCGTCTACAACGACACCGACCGCCGGACCTATCCGCTGTCCAGCTACAGCTACATGATCATCCCCACCAAGGCCGAGAACAACTTCAGCGAGCTGAAAGGCAGGACCCTCGGCGCGTTCGCGTACTACTTCCTGTGCGAAGGCCAGAAGAGCGTCGGCAAACTCGGGTTCTCCCCGCTGCCGATCAACCTGGTGAAGGCCGGTCTCCAGCAGGTGCGTCGCATCCCCGGGGTCGACGTCGAGTCGATCGACGTCAAGAATTGCCAGAACCCCACCTTCTCCACCGACGGCACCAACACCCTGGCCAAGAACGCGCCCTACCCGGCGGCCTGCGACAGGCGGGGTTCCAGCCAGTGCGCCACCGGCACCGGCGGCAACAAGACCCCGACCACGGTCCGCGGAGGCTCGGGTTCCTCGGGCGGCTCGGGCTCCGGCGGTTCCGGCAGCGGTACCAACGGCGGCACGAACGGCAGCGGGAACGGTTCCTCTGCGGGCGCGAACGGCGGTGGTACGGACGGCACGTCGTCCGGCGGTGCCGACGCGAGCGCCTCGCCGTCGGTCGACCCGGACACGGGACAGGTGATCGCGAACGACGGTTCGGTCACCGGCGGCGACGACGGGGCGTACTCCACGTCGGTCACCACCTCCAGCAGCATCGGCGGCGGCACGCGCACCGCCCTGATGGTGCTCGCCGCGGTGCTGCTGCTGGCGCTGACGGTCGCGCCGCCGCTGCTCACGTCGCTGCTGAACACGAAGCGGAGGCGGTCGTGA